A DNA window from Arachis duranensis cultivar V14167 chromosome 3, aradu.V14167.gnm2.J7QH, whole genome shotgun sequence contains the following coding sequences:
- the LOC107481087 gene encoding protein PHYTOCHROME KINASE SUBSTRATE 1-like, protein MVSTISSTSKTNLYNTKLQNFNSDDAIFSPYLNKNQGTSQKLSPFIRRDSFQHHHGEKKKEEDGEIGVFGAEKYFNDGEVDSSSVASSSIATSKYLHQHRDHHQIAQESYGTPSIRSESTCNSQSALLHSAMMMRNSQRNNKNKNMNNNKALAKSFLAGIGIKCSCSDKNSVEINDHAGEISFSKTAIYDVYLGKTVPRKILNSGADSDTHSPKISKPVEKFIGVGLNKDFPFSPVSSSSGLGNHFVKMQIQSSQAQEEGEEGEEEEEPRKSLAVFGSPILSHKSKSSSFDKKLRIPKRMEDIIDHHKHNHLGANSGSNFNDAASDASSDLFEIESIKGNNSFLARQATSGCGSPTGYAPSEASIEWSVVTASAAVMSDCDEQMSEVTVRSPIRVPVAASSSRRETQRRRSHGMLLGGCKSHKAVRVAGDAFITYEKPNSNVNSPQSRHHRISNSSSHSQLARFQKESSKVARHAYAATPPSQLLYK, encoded by the coding sequence ATGGTTAGTACCATATCATCCACTTCTAAGACCAACCTCTATAATACTAAGTTGCAAAACTTCAACTCTGATGATGCAATTTTCTCTCCATACTTAAACAAGAACCAAGGAACAAGCCAAAAACTTAGTCCCTTTATCAGAAGGGATTCATTTCAGCACCACCATGgtgaaaagaagaaggaggaagacgGCGAAATCGGAGTATTCGGTGCAGAAAAATACTTCAATGATGGTGAGGTTGATTCCTCATCAGTAGCTTCTTCAAGCATAGCTACTTCAAAGTACTTGCACCAACACAGAGATCACCATCAAATAGCTCAAGAATCTTATGGAACTCCGAGTATTCGCTCTGAATCAACATGTAACAGCCAAAGTGCACTCTTACACAGTGCTATGATGATGAGGAACTCTCAAAggaacaacaagaacaagaacatgaaCAACAACAAGGCACTGGCAAAGAGTTTTCTTGCTGGTATTGGCATCAAATGTTCTTGTTCCGACAAGAATTCTGTTGAGATCAATGATCATGCAGGCGAAATCAGCTTCAGCAAAACGGCTATCTATGATGTTTATCTTGGAAAAACAGTACCAAGAAAGATCTTAAATTCTGGTGCAGATTCTGATACTCATTCACCTAAAATCTCAAAGCCAGTTGAGAAGTTCATTGGTGTTGGATTGAACAAAGATTTCCCATTTTCACCTGTGAGTTCTTCTTCTGGTTTGGGAAATCATTTTGTGAAAATGCAAATCCAATCATCACAAGCacaagaagaaggagaagaaggagaagaagaagaggagccaAGAAAATCACTTGCAGTGTTTGGTTCTCCAATTCTGAGTCACAAGAGCAAGTCCTCAAGCTTTGACAAGAAACTAAGAATCCCAAAAAGAATGGAAGATATTATTGATCATCACAAGCATAATCATTTGGGTGCTAATTCAGGTTCAAACTTCAATGATGCTGCAAGCGATGCAAGCTCAGATCTGTTTGAGATTGAAAGCATCAAAGGCAATAATTCATTTCTTGCAAGACAAGCAACATCAGGGTGTGGAAGCCCCACAGGCTATGCACCAAGTGAAGCAAGCATAGAATGGAGTGTGGTCACTGCAAGCGCCGCCGTGATGTCAGATTGCGACGAGCAGATGTCTGAGGTAACTGTAAGGAGTCCAATAAGAGTGCCGGTGGCAGCATCATCTTCAAGAAGGGAGACACAGAGGCGGCGCAGCCACGGCATGCTTTTGGGTGGCTGCAAGAGCCATAAAGCAGTTAGAGTTGCCGGTGATGCTTTCATAACATATGAGAAGCCAAATTCTAATGTTAATAGTCCACAAAGTCGGCACCATAGAATCAGTAATAGCTCCTCTCACTCTCAGCTTGCAAGGTTTCAAAAAGAGTCATCAAAGGTTGCAAGGCATGCATATGCTGCAACTCCACCCTCACAATTACTATACAAATag
- the LOC107481222 gene encoding probable methyltransferase PMT2 → MAKPSSADGRTRSTVQIFIVVGLCCFFYILGAWQRSGFGKGDSIALQITKSNTECEIVPNLSFDSHHSGELSKLDEADSKPKVFQPCKAKYTDYTPCQDQRRAMTFPRENMIYRERHCPREEEKLHCLIPAPKGYVTPFPWPKSRDYVPYANAPYKSLTVEKAIQNWIQYEGNVFRFPGGGTQFPQGADKYIDQLASVIPIANGTVRTALDTGCGVASWGAYLWSRNVIAMSFAPRDSHEAQVQFALERGVPAVIGVLGTIKLPYPSRAFDMAHCSRCLIPWGANGGIYMMEVDRVLRPGGYWVLSGPPINYRVNYKAWQRPKEDLEDEQNKIEEIAKKLCWVKRSERAEIAVWQKTMDSESCRRKQEDAGVNFCESSDTDDVWYKKMEACVTPSPKVSAGDLKPFPSRLYAIPPRIASGLVPGVSSETYQDDNQKWKKHVNAYKKINRLLDTGRYRNIMDMNAGLGSFAAAIQSPKLWVMNVVPTTAEKSTLGVIYERGLIGIYHDWCEAFSTYPRTYDLIHANGLFSLYKDKCNAEDILLEMDRILRPEGAVIFRDEVDTLIKVKKIVAGMRWDTKMVDHEDGPLVPEKILIAVKQYWVVDGNSTSTQ, encoded by the exons ATGGCGAAACCAAGTTCAGCTGATGGCAGGACTAGAAGCACTGTGCAGATCTTTATAGTAGTTGGTCTCTGCTGTTTCTTCTATATATTGGGAGCGTGGCAGAGAAGCGGTTTTGGAAAGGGTGATAGCATAGCATTGCAGATTACCAAGAGTAATACAGAATGTGAGATAGTACCAAATTTAAGTTTTGACTCCCACCATAGTGGAGAACTTAGCAAACTTGATGAAGCTGATTCGAAACCTAAGGTGTTTCAACCATGCAAAGCAAAATATACTGATTATACCCCCTGCCAAGATCAACGGCGAGCAATGACCTTCCCTAGAGAGAACATGATCTATCGAGAGAGACATTGCCCACGTGAAGAAGAGAAGCTGCATTGTTTGATTCCAGCGCCCAAGGGGTATGTTACTCCGTTTCCATGGCCAAAGAGTCGTGATTATGTTCCATATGCAAATGCTCCGTACAAGAGTCTTACAGTTGAGAAGGCTATTCAGAATTGGATCCAATATGAGGGAAATGTGTTCAGATTCCCTGGTGGTGGAACCCAGTTTCCTCAAGGCGCTGATAAATATATTGATCAACTTGCATCTGTGATACCTATAGCTAATGGGACAGTGAGGACTGCGCTAGATACTGGTTGTGGG GTTGCAAGTTGGGGTGCGTATCTTTGGAGCAGAAATGTTATTGCCATGTCATTTGCACCAAGGGATTCTCATGAAGCACAAGTTCAATTTGCTCTTGAAAGGGGTGTACCTGCTGTAATTGGTGTTTTGGGAACCATAAAGTTGCCTTATCCATCTCGAGCCTTTGACATGGCTCACTGTTCTCGCTGTTTGATTCCTTGGGGAGCAAATG GTGGAATATATATGATGGAAGTTGATCGAGTCCTAAGACCTGGCGGTTACTGGGTGCTTTCGGGCCCTCCAATCAATTACAGGGTTAATTACAAAGCCTGGCAGAGACCAAAGGAGGACCTTGAGGATGAACAAAACAAGATTGAAGAGATTGCTAAGAAACTTTGCTGGGTGAAGAGGTCTGAGAGGGCTGAGATTGCTGTTTGGCAAAAGACTATGGATTCTGAGTCATGTCGACGCAAACAAGAAGATGCCGGTGTAAATTTTTGTGAATCTTCAGATACTGATGATGTCTG GTACAAGAAAATGGAGGCCTGCGTTACCCCAAGTCCTAAAGTTTCAGCTGGAGATCTTAAACCATTTCCGAGCAGGTTATATGCCATTCCCCCTAGAATTGCTAGTGGCTTGGTACCTGGAGTTTCTTCCGAGACATACCAAGATGATAACCAAAAGTGGAAAAAACATGTAAATGCCTACAAGAAAATTAATAGACTGTTGGATACCGGAAGATATCGAAACATTATGGATATGAATGCTGGGTTGGGTAGTTTTGCTGCAGCTATTCAATCTCCCAAGTTATGGGTCATGAACGTTGTGCCTACCACAGCTGAGAAAAGTACCCTGGGGGTCATATATGAGCGCGGCTTGATTGGCATTTATCATGATTG GTGTGAAGCCTTTTCAACATATCCAAGGACATATGATCTCATTCATGCCAATGGCCTCTTTAGTCTGTACAAGGATAA ATGTAATGCAGAAGACATTCTTCTGGAGATGGACCGGATCTTGCGGCCGGAAGGCGCCGTCATATTCCGCGATGAAGTCGATACCTTAATAAAGGTAAAGAAAATAGTTGCAGGAATGAGATGGGATACCAAAATGGTTGACCATGAAGATGGTCCTCTTGTTCCTGAGAAGATACTAATTGCTGTAAAGCAGTATTGGGTTGTTGATGGAAATTCCACTTCTACACAATAA